One genomic segment of Lytechinus pictus isolate F3 Inbred chromosome 18, Lp3.0, whole genome shotgun sequence includes these proteins:
- the LOC129281951 gene encoding small ribosomal subunit protein eS24-like isoform X1 translates to MLQGEAITIRTRKFMTNRLLNRRQMVVDVIHPGQATVKKTEIRERLAQAYKTTPDVIFAFGFKTQFGGGRTSGFALIYDTLDFAKKYEPKYRLARHGLYEKPKTSSKQRKERKNRQKKVRGTKKTKVTAGKK, encoded by the exons ATGCTACAGGGGGAAGCTATCACGATCAGAACAAGGAAGTTTATGACCAACCGCCTTCTCAACAGAAGGCAAATG GTTGTTGATGTGATCCATCCAGGCCAAGCCACCGTCAAGAAGACGGAGATCCGCGAGCGCCTTGCTCAGGCCTACAAGACCACACCCGATGTCATCTTCGCCTTTGGCTTCAAGACCCAGTTTGGTGGCGGACGCACCTCAGGATTTGCCCTCATCTACGACACCCTGGACTTTGCCAAGAAATACGAACCCAAATACAGATTAGCCAGA cATGGACTTTACGAGAAGCCCAAGACCTCGTCCAAgcagaggaaagaaaggaagaacaGACAGAAGAAGGTCCGCGGAACCAAGAAGACGAAGGTGACGGCAGGCAAGAAG
- the LOC129281951 gene encoding small ribosomal subunit protein eS24-like isoform X2, with protein MGEAITIRTRKFMTNRLLNRRQMVVDVIHPGQATVKKTEIRERLAQAYKTTPDVIFAFGFKTQFGGGRTSGFALIYDTLDFAKKYEPKYRLARHGLYEKPKTSSKQRKERKNRQKKVRGTKKTKVTAGKK; from the exons ATG GGGGAAGCTATCACGATCAGAACAAGGAAGTTTATGACCAACCGCCTTCTCAACAGAAGGCAAATG GTTGTTGATGTGATCCATCCAGGCCAAGCCACCGTCAAGAAGACGGAGATCCGCGAGCGCCTTGCTCAGGCCTACAAGACCACACCCGATGTCATCTTCGCCTTTGGCTTCAAGACCCAGTTTGGTGGCGGACGCACCTCAGGATTTGCCCTCATCTACGACACCCTGGACTTTGCCAAGAAATACGAACCCAAATACAGATTAGCCAGA cATGGACTTTACGAGAAGCCCAAGACCTCGTCCAAgcagaggaaagaaaggaagaacaGACAGAAGAAGGTCCGCGGAACCAAGAAGACGAAGGTGACGGCAGGCAAGAAG